Proteins encoded within one genomic window of Gammaproteobacteria bacterium:
- the pflA gene encoding pyruvate formate lyase-activating protein translates to MRVDLGKGLPETDLRSALATGDMGFLHSFTTGSTLDGPGVRVVAWTTGCMWRCRYCHNPDTWTMRNGIPVSVDRALQQLGKYRQGLKVMGGGLTVSGGEPLMQRRFVVKLLQGARAMGIHTTIETNGYLGAELSDADLDSLDLVMLGIKAWGEERHRELTGREPGPTLEFARRLAALGKPAWIRFVLVPGLTDDPGEIAAIARFAAGLGNVQRVEVLPFHQMGRYKWHKLGMRYALEAVEPPTPEAAEQACAIFRDAGLVAA, encoded by the coding sequence ATGCGCGTCGACCTCGGCAAGGGCCTGCCCGAGACCGACCTGCGCTCGGCACTGGCCACCGGCGACATGGGCTTCCTGCATTCCTTCACCACGGGCTCGACGCTCGATGGCCCCGGCGTGCGCGTGGTCGCCTGGACCACCGGCTGCATGTGGCGCTGCCGCTACTGCCACAATCCCGACACCTGGACGATGCGCAACGGCATCCCGGTGAGCGTCGATCGCGCGCTGCAACAGCTGGGCAAGTACCGGCAGGGCCTCAAGGTCATGGGCGGCGGCCTGACCGTCAGCGGCGGTGAGCCGCTCATGCAGCGGCGCTTCGTGGTCAAGCTGCTGCAGGGCGCCCGCGCCATGGGCATCCACACCACCATCGAGACCAACGGCTACCTCGGCGCCGAGCTGAGCGATGCCGATCTCGACTCCCTCGACCTCGTCATGCTCGGCATCAAGGCCTGGGGCGAGGAAAGGCACCGCGAGCTCACCGGCCGCGAGCCCGGGCCGACGCTGGAGTTCGCCCGGCGGCTGGCGGCCCTGGGCAAGCCGGCCTGGATCCGCTTCGTGCTGGTGCCGGGCCTCACCGATGACCCCGGCGAGATCGCCGCCATCGCCCGCTTCGCGGCGGGCCTCGGCAACGTCCAGCGGGTCGAGGTCCTGCCCTTCCACCAGATGGGCCGCTACAAGTGGCACAAGCTCGGCATGCGCTATGCACTGGAGGCGGTGGAGCCGCCCACGCCGGAGGCGGCGGAGCAGGCCTGCGCGATCTTCCGCGACGCGGGCCTGGTGGCAGCCTGA